GATTACCAGGTAAGTGGACCGATTCACTTGCAACTTCGGCAGGACGAAAGGAAATTCTTCAGCGATGACTTCCTCTGCTTCGGGAAACCTTTCTTGATTAGCGAACTGCGGCCGGTCATCGATCACGACCACTTGAAACCCAACCATCGTGCTCATCTTGGACACGAAAAGAGAAATGTGTCCCCCGCCGAAAATGAACACCCGGGGAGTGGGCACGATGGGTTCAATGTAGATATCCATGACTCCTCCGCAGATCATTCCGCTCTCTTCGGCCGCTCTTCCCGTGAGGTCGAAATGGATCGTCTTCGGCTTATCTTCCGCGATGACCTTCATCGCTTCCTGCCAAACCTCAGCTTCCATGCATCCGCCGCCGATCGTTCCCAAGATCTTCCCATCTTCGTGAATGAGCATTTTGGCTCCTACTTCCCTTGGCGTGGAGCCTTTGGTGCCAACGATCGTAGCTACTGCCGCTTTCCTTCCTGCGGACTTGATTTCCAATATCTCTTCATAAAAATCGGACATTGATTAATCTCAATTTTTAATAGGACGCAGATTCCCGCAGATATGCGCAGAAAAAAAGGAATTCACGAGCCAGGAGTCAGAAGGAAATTTTTCTTTATTCTGGCTCCTGGCTTCTTGATTCCAGATTTGAAGGTTTTTAAAATCCTGCAAATCTGCGTTCATCTGCGTCCAATTTAAAGTTTGGCATTTTGGTTTTTAGATTTTGATATTATCTATTATACCTCATTAAAATGGCTTCCAGCACCGCCCCAGCAATGGCTCGGGCCTTCTCGGAGATGGTGAAACAATGTTCCCGCACCCCTCGGGGGTCTACATCCCCCACCTTCATCTGCTCTTGTACCCAGAGTCCATCCC
The Deltaproteobacteria bacterium genome window above contains:
- a CDS encoding XdhC/CoxI family protein, which produces MSDFYEEILEIKSAGRKAAVATIVGTKGSTPREVGAKMLIHEDGKILGTIGGGCMEAEVWQEAMKVIAEDKPKTIHFDLTGRAAEESGMICGGVMDIYIEPIVPTPRVFIFGGGHISLFVSKMSTMVGFQVVVIDDRPQFANQERFPEAEEVIAEEFPFVLPKLQVNRSTYLVIVTRGHAYDQEVLEWALSKEVKYIGMIGSRKKIQTVYNNLKEKGFTPDQLQRVHAPIGLDIGALTPEEIAVSIVAEMIKLHRERKGEK